The Paroedura picta isolate Pp20150507F chromosome 6, Ppicta_v3.0, whole genome shotgun sequence genome segment CCATCAAGTCAGATTCCTGAGCTAGAGGAATTGCTTCCCTGTCATCTTGCCTTGAATTTAGAAGTCTAGCATTGCAGTAACTGTTCTTTAGCAATAGAACTGTAGAGTAggcattttttccctttccctgtaCATTAGggaagtgttttttttgggggggagtgagGATGAGGAATGTATTCTTAATCCTAACTTCACCATCTTTTTCAGGATACTATAGGTTTATAGAGACTCTCTCCTCTCCTCAACTGAAAAAGTTCTTGGGTGAGTGATACATTCCTCTGACCCTGGTTAAGCAAAACCTTAGTCTAGAGGGGAGTTTATTCTGGTAAATTAGGCCCAGGAGATGCCTGCTATTACTCACTTCCTTCCCCACTCATTGTCCCCATTGTTAAGGACttgaaattattttctttcccctCAAATGTTCTCAACATTCCATGCTCCTTGAAGGAAATGGACATGCTCAGTCCTCACtggactgtttttgtttttacactGACCAAGATCTCACTGCAAACTTGTAGACACATGTCCCCCCACAATATGCAGCACCAGGTAGGTGGGTAGTCCTGTTTCACTAGCCCGATAGTAAGATGGCACAGGACAAAATTATCCCTGTGAAGCTTGTATCATATCTTTGAAACCATATTCCTGAAAATGTTAACATTTTCCTAAACACCATCGACTTCTGAAAGACCATTCTatttctatttaattttatttccaggGAATTGGAGACATTATGGTCCACATAAGTTGAAATAATTTGGGAAtacaaatttccccccaaaacaaataAGGTTTGTGAGAGTTTAATCATTCAAATCTAATCCTAGGATGTATTAAGGTAGACACAGGTTTGTTTTTCACCTGGGACACTGATTTTTGCTTACGATGAAGAAAAGCACAAATCCCATTTTCACTTCTAGTGCATACGTGTTGAAGGTCTTTGCAATCCTTCTGTAATGCTGATTATATGCAGAGCTGTCTATAAATCCAGATAATAAAAACTCCTTTTATTTACCACAATATtgattgtttctgtttttaactCTTACTCATTCCTTATATTCCCAATTAGCAATAACTAAGACACCTTTGGGGGCAGAAACCTGctgttccatatatatatattgcatagAAGTCTATGTTTGAAAAAGAGCCAGGCATCTACACTTTTaaagctccatcctcaatataTCAAACATAATACTTTTTATATAGGGAAAAGACATTTTTCCCAAAATGTATTCAAACTCTGAGTAATTATATGTGCTTTCCAACAGAATAAAGTATAACCAGTCTTAAATAAGATGAGCCAATGCCACAACCACTACTATTACAACACCCACACCagtgacaaagtaatttctcaaTAACTTGTTCTTTGAATCAACGGAAATTTCTCTGTCCAGAATGGAACTGATTTTTAGGTTATACCAGTTCTTTATAACTGAACCATTATAAAGATTCATCCACAAGAACACACTACAAAACCTAAGTAGCTGTTGAATCTTTAAACCGCAAGACTATAATATACAAATATTACATTTTAGGAAACattctcaaacttccaaaacctATTAACAGCTTTTTCAATTTTTTGCATTATGCCTCAACTACATTAGGTCTTTCCCCCCAGCAACAGCCTCTTTGAAATTAGGAGGGTATCTCCTTGTGACCTTATTTGGGAGTTCTGTCCTGATTTGTTAATCTCTTGTCTTAACAGATACCTTGAGTCCCTTTTAATGGTGACCAAGGAAAGATAGGAATATTTTATTTACCATGCCCCCTCTCTGCCCTAAGACGGTGATGGTAAACATGCATCTCAGGTAAACCAGCTCCATCTTCTCATCATTCAATTCTCCTCTATACATATAAAAATGCTTCTTTGTAAGAAAAGTAACAGTGCAGTCACAACTCCTGAAGCCAATGGGGTTAGAAGAGCTTTCAATGCATAGGCCTCAGAGAGAACTAGCTTAAAACCCTGCTTTTCGGTTCTCTAGAGAGGACCACACGTCCACCTCTATACGTCCTAGATATCTACACAATATTGTTTATCACTGCACTACCGCGACCATTTGCAACAACTATATCCTCTTGTCCACCAAGACATGCAGGACTGCTCTAGCGCAATAGATCCAACCACACGGGGATGCATCTCCAGACGCAGGTTACTAGGCCAGATCATATTAGCTCCTCTAACTACAGCCACAGAAACACGTTTCCCCCTCCCGTTTTTCTTTTCCGCCCTGCTCTTGGGACTCTGAAAGCCAGCACGTTATTCTGTGTCATCCAGCAACAACATCACGCAGACCTGACTTATGGACCCCACCTTGATCATAATTATTATTGGCTTTAAGTTCTGGGTGCTCCTGAACTACCCCGACTACCGCGAGCGAGCCCTCGGCCGTGCCTTTCTctccacgcccacccagagccccgcACATGAAGGagccctgacattttgtggcatCTCCAGCAGCCCCCGCTAAGCCTTCCCAGGCCCCGGCACCCGGGAAGCCCCGCCGCCAcgcccccccttccttccttcctccctcccgggTGGGTGCAGGCGAGTGGGCAGAGCAGGAGCTCCTGCAGCCCGGCGCAGGTCCGCCTCAGGGGTGGGCAGCAGGCAGCCGGAGAGCCGCGGCCAGGGCGGGCCAGCCGGCGTGGAGGGGCCTCGGCGCGCCCTTCTTACCCGCTCAGCCAGCGCCCTGGTCCCGCAAGGCCAACCGGTCCCCCCCGCTCCAGGCCCGGCCGTGTCAGCGCCTCTCCCGCCACCGTTGCGAGCCAGCGCAGCTGAGTCTTCCTCCGGGGGCGGCTCCCCGGTCCTTCCGGTCACAAGGCAGGCGCCATTCCCTGACAGGCTCCTCCCGACGGCTGccggaggaagggaaagccaaggCGGAGGAGCCTGTGGGGAAAGCGCTGCCGCTAGGCGGGCAGGCAGCTCCCGCTtcccaaggaaggaaggacggagcAGTGTGGTGCTGGGCGGGCTCTCGTGTCAGTGTGCGGCGCACACGGAGGGCAGTATGGTTGCCAACCGcgagatggtggctggagagctctcgGATTTGCAGCtggcctcccctggagaaaaatggcggctttggagggtggtctcaaGGGGATTGTATACCCTGCtgttgtccctcccctccccaggttggGAACCTAAATATTCTGGCTTGGCATGTCTGGAATTTTCTTGCTGTAGAATAATTATTTGTATggggtctgaggaagagggcttgcactcgaaagctcacgccttgaataaatctttgttggtcttaaaggtgctactggactctcgtTTTATGTGTAAAACAAATAATAACTGTCTATGTGATCCAACTACACCGTTGATATCTAGCAGAGACTGTTACGGCCATCCTAAATAGTGTTACAATCTTCAAAGTTCACTGAAACCAATGGGCTTTAAACAGTgcgactctgcttaggatgggtCTGCAAACTTCATTACATTACTTCTAAATGTTGTTCATTGTCATCTCTTCTTTTTATGGTTAGTGCCCATGAAGCAGGTGCAATTAGCCTttgtagtgtgtgtgtgagggagagagggaaaattgATGGgtgcatatttatttttatctttaaaaacatACACCACAAAACAGTCTCCCATATAAAATTTATTTAACCCTTTGTGTTTCTGTTTTGcaaaggaaaggcaggatgtaaaCTTGTGCACTTGAGAAACATCAGGAGGAGCAGTAAACAAAGTTGCCTTGCGGGAAAGGAAATTAAAGGTTGGGAGAGGGGCTGTTTTAGTTTTTGAGGGAGAATTCATTGGGGGACAGGCCTTGCAGCCATGTTACAGAAGCCGGTTTGGTACAGAATTTCAGAAAAGGACCTCAAGtctcattctgccatgaaaactctcaTAGACCACTTACACATGCTAAGCCAAGCTCATTTCACAGGCAAGGATGGATTGGCCATTTAATGTACCTTTCACTGGGCTCATGGACTCTGCTCCAGTCAGCTTGGGCCAACCCACAGCCTCATCCACGGTGGGAGAGGTGGAGCAGGGGAGATGGATTATGTCCTGCTGCAGTCCCTTACAGAAGGCAAGATAGCAGCCAGCTCCTCACAAGGTGAAGTAAATAGTGGTGCCAGGGCTGGGTTGAAGAAGGTAACACATGACAGGGAGTGTTGCCCAGCTGAGATCCAAGTAAGGGACAGCAGTGCCCAGAATGGACAGCAGTGCCCAGCTGAGGCCAATGACATGTTTCCAGAGCGCCAACTACTGGGAGACTTCTGAGGCAGACGTCTGGGTAAAAGCTGCCCATGGGGACAGGACTTGCAGGAGGTGCTGCTCATGGGAGCAGGGTCTGATGGATGCCATGCATGGAGGTACAAACTGAAGAGGTAGAGCTCACAGGGGGTGCCACCTATGGAGACAGGATTCAAAGGAGGGGGTCAGTTTTCTTTTGAGGCTTTTGTCACtatgatttcccccacccccaaaactctgCTCACTGGAATCCTGGACACTCTGTCCCCACTGAACCAAATTACCTATTCACCAACAGAAGCTCCTAAGCTGATGTCTGATATTGTATGTGGTTGTGCTGTCTCACAGAAAGAGATTTGTGTCTGCTGTcctagcatggatttgtctctttCATACTTATAGGGGAAAATATGTCACAGCAGCTTTTCTTTCAGTTCTGTATTTGTTATGAGAAATATGTACTGTGCAATGGTCCATTTTGGACAATTTTACAGCCTGTGACTTAATCCAAAACTGACCTGGACAGTTGGATGAGAGGATTATTTGGTTGGATCCAGGAAGGCTCTTCTTAAGTTTTTACTTTAAACTAGGAGTACGTCAGTGCTCTCCAGGTTGGGAACATATGAAACGATAGTGAAGAGGAACGTATTCTATGaagcatgtgcagaatgtttCCCTGGTGTTCCCCTCAGTATCTCTGGGATTAAAAGGGCCTATTCCAGCCTGGAATTCCAAAGGCTCTCTGAACAATTAACAGATCTCATATATTTTATAGTCTGTCTTTTTCACTGAAAAATCAGATTACATAACATAAAACTCATGATATATATTtctatggaagtttttaaacaagctagatagtcatctgacaaaaatgctgatgatatgaatttagacagattgtgagtgggtgcgcaggaagggatgtgccagtgtttgtctcttgtggcctttccttccatacccagggaattgttgatcgcCACtctgggatagtaggtgaatttcctccaggacaggctggattcaGAGACTTTTGATGGATTCTATACAATGTGCAATGAAACAATGGACTTGTGAATTTTGTGGTGCGGTTCATGGTCATAACATTAAAATAGTGGGAATGTATAATGATCCATGccttggatttttgtttttgcaccATGGCCATGCCAGAAAGAAGTGGATCCGTGGAGtttcttttgggaggggggtgcaaTCTGTAGGCATAGACATTATATACGATTTGGTGACTTTGGGGAGACCAAAAGTACGAACTGCCCCTCAGAACCACTTTTTTGTTCACGACGAAGCAGTGGAGTCATGACTTTCGTGCTGCAAATTCTGCATATGCTAGCGAGTCTGGGACGACCCAATGCACAAATCCTTGGCATGCACGAGGACCTGCTTTGGAACTATGCTCTTGCACCTTGGCAATGCCACAAAACAGCGCACCTGTGATTTTTCTGGCGTAACCTGCGGCTATGGACAAATACTGGTCACCCAGCTCTCTGCGATTAGCACTCACCAAGCCCCAAGAAAGCATCCGCGGCAATAAACCGACCCTATCCAGGCACCTTAACCGGATGTTGCTTTCCATGTGACGTCACTCTCATGCGCTCCCGTTGCCTTCACTCTgccgcctctcccccctcccaaccgtGCTGTCGCAGGAATTCCCGAGCAATCGGAAGTAAGCCCCCATGTGAGGTCAGCGAAGGAATGCTCAGGCGGCCAATCAGGTGCGTGCTCGGAAAGATGGCGGCGCGCGGGGCCCTTGAGCAGTCTGCGCGGGAGGGAAGCGGCGATGGCAGCACCGGGGGGGACCTGCTGCTGCACCCGGAGCTGCTCTCGCAGGAGTTCCTGCTGCTGACGCTGGAGCAGGTAGTGGCGGGGTGGGGCACTCCCGCACGGGGGGCGGGGCATCCCGAGCCTTAACTTGGGTCCTCCTCCGAGCCCACCTGAGGCGGGGCCGGGCTTGGCACATCGCTTCCCGCAGTTGTTCGCGCTGGGGCGCCCCTTGGTCACCTGCAGACTGGGAGGGAACTGGTCGAGACGTCCCCCGTTTGGCCCAGTGAGAGTGGCAGCCTCGAAGTTCACCGCTGCCCTTTTGGCAGAATACTGCTGGCCTGAATGGGGCGCCACTTAATCCTTGGGGCATCGAGATAAATGGCCTCAGCAGTTCAGGGTCTGCAAGTCGAGAGGCTGTGGGAAGGTACAGAAGCAGGCGCTGCTGAAATCACTGGCCGCCCGGGGCTATCGTCAGAAGCCCTTGCACCAAGACGGCTTTTCAAGGCTTCTTTGTAGGTAGGGCCCGCGTAAGTGTGACACTTAACTGTGTGTGCTTCCACCATGAGCAAAAGATGTAATGGTGGAGAAGTCTGTAGTTGCCAAAATTGGGAAGCTTTCATCTCTTGCATCTTTGCTGCCTTCACACATTAGATTGTTTATTTCTTCATTCgcaccctgtctttctccccagtgggtacCCAGAGTGGTGTCCATagttgtcctccattttatcctcacagcaactctgtgaggtaggttattcagtgtgtatgactggcccaaggtcatccagtgagtctCTGTGAGAGACTGGGGATATGAACAACGGTCTCCCAGATCCAAGATCGGTACTCTAACCACCTTGCCATGTGGCTTTGTCCTTTTCTTTTTGGAGGAGGTGACATAATGTGCTAATGTATATTTGTGTGAGTTGCcactttttttggttttgctctATTTTAAAATCAGTTATGTTAACAGCCGTCTGACATGAAGAATTTAATCAAATGaaatttttgttattttattattctgccaagaaaacagcCATCTGGTGCATTTTGTAAAAATCAGCATATCTACTTGCAGATAAGAGGTTAAGCATGGCAGTATGAGAGTCATGCTTTTATTTTCATAGGGAATATATAGATACATTATTTCTTTGTACTGTGATGAAGTTCTACTGTGGAATGTGTCACCTGAACCTTCTTCTGTGTAAAGTTATAATtaaatttgtgtttgtgtgtgacctTTTTGCCTACATAGGCCTTCTGCCGTTCCCAGTAGTCACTAAATTTCTTCTCTATATGGTTTTCACCTCATAAACCTGAAGGAGAGTAAAATGTGCCGCAGTTGGTGAAGTGAATTCTGTGTCCGAAAGGAAAAGTAGAATAGGTACAAAGAATATTGTATAGCTAGTCcttctgcttttctgtttgttttgatgatgcaacactttaaaaaattatttcagttatTTTTCATTCTTATAATATTGCGGTTTGGCTGCTTTTTTAACAGAAAAATATACCTGTTGAAGATGAAGTGAAGATCAGTAAGGAAGGTCTTACTGATCTTTATGTTCAACATGTTATACCATTGCCTCAGCGGACCTTACCTAACACAAGATGGGGGAAATTGATGGGAAAGAAAAGAAGCCAGAAGACATTGAAGTATGTTAATGAGAGGTAAttattttttgcattgtttcttttGCATTATCCCTGAAATATTTCAGGAAGTATCTTACCTGTATCTTACACTGATAAATAAGATGACATGCTGTATTAGTTCTAAAGACTTAttagtaaaacaatataaagtcAGTAGGAAAAAAATTGAGGACAGATCAGTTGAAGGGGGTGTCTGTATCCTTTAGTGATGCTGTTTTTGTAATACTTTTGCACATGGAGAGCTGAATATCTGGCTGCAGCTGAGGATAAAATAAAGTCTCTAGTGTGCTAGACTGCATGTTTCACTGCCACTGCCCCCCTTCCCTGCACAGTTGCAGCAGTAAATAGATATcctgtggcgcaggatggtaaggcagctgacatgctgtctgaatctctgaccatgagtctgggagttcgatcccagcagccggctcaaggttgactcagccttccattcttccgaggtcggtaaaatgagtacccagcttgctgctggggggtaaacggtaatgactggggaaggcactggcaaaccaccccgtattgagtctgccaagaaaatgctagagggcatcaccccaagggtcagacatgactcggtgcttgcacaggggatacctttacttttatgaaGCAGGAGAAGTCAATGTAGACAGCTCTGCTCTGGTTGGCAATAAACAGAATGGGAAAATGGATCTAGTTGTTTTCAGGATAGAGATATTGTATGCTGGAAGTGGTTTTGAAAAGGCCTCTTACACAGTGTACGTGCTTTCCCCCAGAGCCTAGATATAACAATTTATGTCAGCAGCAGTGTGGAAGAAGAGCTTGGAGACCTTAGCACAAGATAGGAATGTGGAGCAGGCAACATGCAATCTTCAAATATTATGTTCTGCTAGAGGGAGAAAAACTTGCTTCTGTTAAGCTGAAGTTCAAGTCTCTAAATTTAGCTGTATTCTTTTTACTCTCACTTTGTTCTATTACTCATCCACAACCATAGATAGAAGCTTCTCTTTATGTTTGTCCTGTTTTCGCATGTAGAATCAAAATCTAGAAATACAGGAAAGAGGTATTTTACTTTCATGTTTATTTATCATGGTTCGTATTAAAAATAGGAAAAATACACAAAAATCTGGGATGGTACATCACAAATGGACAGTTAATTTAAAGCATAACCGATTTATTTAAGGAGGGGATCCATGAATTCGTAACATTTAGCCCTAAAGGAAATTTAGATGAAACAGTGCCTCATGCATTCTGTCTGTAAAGCCTAAAATAGCTTTTATTATGCCAATCTGTGGCCCATCTGATTACTAAGTGTGCTGAAGCTCATGAAAGCTGAGGCTGGAATATAATTTCGCTATTCTTCAAGTTACCATAAAGCTTCTGTTGATATTTGCTGTTATAAACACAGCTACCACACTGGAGCCCGAATATTTAAGTAGGGGAAGTATGGTGTTCTAGAACCAATAGATCTATTTATTTGATGAAAATATAgaaagaagggtttttttaatgaccaGTTTTAAATTTTCATAGCTCTCATGACAAGGAGTTAACTCTGAAGTAAGTGAATGCCTGTTAATTACGCTAGTAATGTACAATAATTTCCTGCAAGTTTAGGATTCTCATTTAGGCACAAAATCTTGGGGAAAGTTCCTCAAAAATGAATGGAATGATTCCAAGTGGTAAGTGTAGAGGGATATCTGTCatctatataatttttttctaagAAGTAGTCACTGTTTTTGTCTAGCACTGCTGCTGTGGAGAATCTCAGGAAACGGCCCCTCATTGTATTTGATGGCAGTTCAACAAGCACAAGTATAAAAATACGGAAGACAGAGAATGTAGCGGCTGATCGTCTAAAGTTTCTTACAACTGGAAGCACCAGTACTACTTGTGGGAGACTTTCAGGTCCTGCAAATTCATCTACATGCACCTCAGCCTCCATTTTATCACAGGACGTTAATGACGCCAAGAATAACAACATTATAATTAATAACAGCAATGTAACGTCTAGTCAGAAGATCCTGCCATTAGTGTCTGCTGCTGGTTCTACTGTTGTGAAATTAAAGCGAACAGCACCAAAAGAAGAATCAGATACAGCAGTAAGTATACCCACAACATTctgcaacttaaaaaaacatCTAGAAAATCGGTTGCTGTTTCTAAGCATGATATACATGTAAAAGGTTTTGTTTGTATTTAGGtactgccttcccttgtggctcagggcggcttacaggaAACATTATATAAGGAAAAGTACAAGGAAGTTTGATAATTGAATCATCATGAATCATAACTTAATAACATAATATGTTCAGGTGGCAATTATGAACGCAATCTCATAGAGTGGGTTGATCTGGGGTTTTGGGATCCCAGTAAATGgtatcactggcctcaaccaaatgcatggcagaagagctccattttgcaaaccctgcagaactgtggtagctcggACAGGACTCGGatcccttctgggagctcattccaccagctggggaCCAGGGCAGAGAACATCCTGGCCTTGGTCGagaccaaatgtgtttccttGCAGCAaggattactagccagttggtattggctgagatggtctctcaggtacactggacccaaactgtGTATGTATGAGCAAGTTCATTGTAGGTTTCTGGTTCCTTGAATCAAATGAGTTGGATCCAAATGAAGCAAGTTTGCCAGAGAAATCCTTGCCCTTACAACGCAATAGatcatcccccctccaaagtgggCTGAGGTTTGAGAGACTCCCCCCCATCGAGAATGGTGTGGGAGAATGAATGGGCGGGGGTCAGGCTACAGTAGGAAGAGGCAATGAACAGCAACCCTCTCTCACACTTTTGAGTGAACTCATTGTCTGCAGGAGAATTCATGTAAGCATGGGAAGAGTTGATCTTTGCTAATTCTCCTTGCTGTTTCCAAGCAACTTTTATTAGCAGCTTTCTGAAGGCTGGGGAGTGCTGCAGTAGAAAAGATGGCAAAGATCTGTTGCATAACTTTGATCTGTTTGTAACAAACCCTGTAACTTTTAGGTTAATCTAATGCTATTATCCAcaatctaaatatataaataggcATAAAATAATGGATTAAGCTTATTACATCTTTATGAGATTGCAGTTAGTGACTTGAATCTAACAGAGTTTTTATGACTTGGGTTTGTCATTTTTGCCAATTCCACCTTTCTGCTGCACACGTCTGAATTACTCTTATGTTGTTCCTGGGGGCTACCAACCCCCCTCACCCCAAAGCTTCATTGTGGGGACCAAAATAAGTGAGGTGGTTAAATGGACAGAAGTGGATCCAGCCAGTGACTCCAAGCCATTATTAGCAAATATGGCAGGCTTTTTAAAACTTTCCTTTTTTTGTTATTGGGAAGAATAAACTGCATTAAAAACAGTCTGGGATCACTTATATTGGAGATAAAAGGATATCTATCAGTATTATCAGTAGATTTCTAGTGTCTGTaagaatttaaatattttaatattcaatTTAGGAACTGCATTGGACTCTTCATTTTTGCAGCTGAATTATAATGTTAGCCACAAGAGGGCAATCCAAACCATGTTCTGTGAATCATAAGACACCTGCTTAAATGGTTCAATACACTAAATCCAGCATTATTGTTTCCCCCAGAATGGTCTGCAACCTACTGAAGCAAAAAAGAAGATCCAGCATGTAACATGGCCGTGAATCTGTAAGGTTCTTGAAATGTACATAATATTTAGCCTCCATTTTTTGAATAGTTAAGTCCTATTTAACCAGAGTTCCAGATTGCAGTGGATTTTTCATAATGTCAACAACTCCACAGTATAAAACAGAACCATCTtctttctggtcactttacaagTATTTCCTGTATTGCactttgatttatttacttcagttCTAATGGTCAGTTTGCAAGAGAACACGATCGTCACACCTTTGGAATTGTCAAGTATACAATGGATCAGCCCTTGTATGACGTGATACAGAAGATTTGTGTGGGTTCATGCTCACCTGTATAGTAGCACTGACTTCATTACATACAAATTCCTGTACATGTATATTTAGGAGCTGGGGAAGATAGTGCTTCCAAGTTCTGCTGGACTTCCCATGCTAACTGAACACATTCATGCAGAACAGTTCTGCAAGGGGGCTTAGGATCAGGgctagaaaaaaaatacaaattcttGGCTGAGAGTATCAATATTTAAATGACATCTGTGAATTCTTCAGCCTCCTGTGAGACTGTTATTGCTTTTAACAGACTTAGAGGAAACAGCTGAACTGTGTCTTTGCTTCAAATTGAAGTTTTTTGTTGTCATTAGAGA includes the following:
- the C6H2orf49 gene encoding ashwin isoform X1 → MLRRPIRCVLGKMAARGALEQSAREGSGDGSTGGDLLLHPELLSQEFLLLTLEQKNIPVEDEVKISKEGLTDLYVQHVIPLPQRTLPNTRWGKLMGKKRSQKTLKYVNESTAAVENLRKRPLIVFDGSSTSTSIKIRKTENVAADRLKFLTTGSTSTTCGRLSGPANSSTCTSASILSQDVNDAKNNNIIINNSNVTSSQKILPLVSAAGSTVVKLKRTAPKEESDTANGLQPTEAKKKIQHVTWP
- the C6H2orf49 gene encoding ashwin isoform X2, which encodes MAARGALEQSAREGSGDGSTGGDLLLHPELLSQEFLLLTLEQKNIPVEDEVKISKEGLTDLYVQHVIPLPQRTLPNTRWGKLMGKKRSQKTLNTAAVENLRKRPLIVFDGSSTSTSIKIRKTENVAADRLKFLTTGSTSTTCGRLSGPANSSTCTSASILSQDVNDAKNNNIIINNSNVTSSQKILPLVSAAGSTVVKLKRTAPKEESDTANGLQPTEAKKKIQHVTWP